From Hermetia illucens chromosome 6, iHerIll2.2.curated.20191125, whole genome shotgun sequence, one genomic window encodes:
- the LOC119659682 gene encoding mucin-2-like isoform X2 → MKLWYALLLGAFLVLVESRNLNISPRINDGYTVVDPKSFPSQVTIQNRMTSGSVKMCSGSIVTDRFVLTSFYCTQDVKTFDLYFGLMYLNQTESANKMEVAADAVIPYPILVNDVALIRLPKPLELSDLVKPIKLADTTPSSGTFAVMAGFASGYNNLKYGFFRLEEQALCADAYPNKFDKYNQICTTGWTNPNQRPCKNNEGGGLIVGWPEHPELIGIFSSPNTCSGTSPAMYANAVKYKFWMDNIIANFPEETTTTEPPTTTAETTVPTETTTESSPSPPATTTDAGTTASDTTESQTETTTTQQETTDKTTTDPATQTTTEVASEATEPVTDETTTENSTGETTTQTATVETTTEGETTEPVTDETTTSSETTGPTEPPTGETTTENGTTEPETTEPVTDETTTEASTGETTTQTATTEPATVETTTEGETTEPVTDETTTSSDTTPTEPSTSETTTESGTTEPETTEPATDETTTEASTGETTTQTATTEPATVETTTEGETTEPVTDETTTSSETTGPTEPSTGETTTENETTEPETTEPATEETTTEASTGETTTQTATTEPATVETTTEGETTEPVTDETTTSSETTGPTEPPTGETTTENGTTEPETTEPVTDETTTEASTGETTTQTATTEPATVETTTEGETTEPVTDETTTSSETTGPTEPPTGETTTENGTTEPETTEPVTDETTTEASTGETTTQTATTEPATIETTTEGETTEPVTDETTTSSETTPTEPSTGETTTENGTTEPETTEPATDETTTEASTGETTTQTATVETTTEGETTEPVTDETTTSSENTPTEPSTGETTTENGTTEPETTEPVTDETTTEASTGETPTQTATVETTTEGETTEPVTDETTTSSETTGPTEPPTGETTTENGTTEPETTEPATEETTTEASTGETTTQTATTEPTTVETTTEGETTEPVTDETTRSSETTGPTEPPTGETTTENGTTEPETTEPVTDESTTEASTGETTTQTATTEPATVETTTEGETTEPVTDETTTSSETTPTEPSTGETTTENGTTEPETTEPATEETTTEASTGETTTQTTTTEPATVETTTEGETTEPVTDETTTSSETTGPTEPPTSETTTENGTTEPETTEPVTDETTTEASTGETTTQTATTEPATVETTTEGETTEPVTDETTTSSETTPTEPSTGETTTENGTTEPETTEPATEETTTEASTGETTTQTATTEPATVETTTEGETTEPVTDETTTSSETTGPTEPPTGETTTENGTTEPGTTEPVTDETTTEASTGETTTQTATTEPATVETTTEGETTEPVTDETTTSSETTPTEPSTGETTTENGTTEPETTEPVTEETTTEASTGETTTQTATAEPATVETTTEGETTEPVTDETTTSSETTGPTEPPTGETTTENGTTEPGTTEPVTDETTTEASTGETTTQTATTEPATVETTTEGETTEPVTDETTTSSETTPTEPSTGETTTENGTTEPETTEPATEETTTEASTGETTTQTATTEPATVETTTEGETTEPVTDETTTSSETTGPTEPPTGETTTENGTTEPETTEPATEETTSEASTGETTTQTATTEPATVETTTEGETTEPVTDETTTSSETTGPTEPPTGETTTENGTTEPETTEPVTDESTTEASTGETTTQTATTEPATVETTTEGETTEPVTDETTTSSETTPTEPSTGETTTENGTTEPETTEPATEETTTEASTGETTTQTTTTEPATVETTTEGETTEPVTDETTTSSETTGPTEPPTSETTTENGTTEPETTEPVTDETTTEASTGETTTQTATTEPATVETTTEGETTEPVTDETTTSSETTPTEPSTGETTTENGTTEPETTEPATEETTTEASTGETTTQTATTEPATVETTTEGETTEPVTDETTTSSETTGPTEPPTGETTTENGTTEPGTTEPVTDETTTEASTGETTTQTATTEPATVETTTEGETTEPVTDETTTSSETTPTEPSTGETTTENGTTEPETTEPVTDETTTEASTGETTTQTATTEPATVETTTEGETTEPVTDETTTSSETTGPTEPPTGETTTENGTTEPGTTEPVTDETTTEASTGETTTQTATTEPATVETTTEGETTEPVTDETTTSSETTPTEPSTGETTTENGTTEPETTEPATEETTTEASTGETTTQTATTEPATVETTTEGETTEPVTDETTTSSETTGPTEPPTGETTTENGTTEPETTEPVTDETTTEASTGETTTQTATTEPATVETTTEGETTEPVTDETTTSSETTPTEPSTGETTTENGTTEPETTEPATEETTTEASTGETTTQTATTEPATVETTTEGETTEPVTDETTTSSETTGPTEPPTGETTTENGTTEPETTEPATEETTSEASTGETTTQTATTEPATVETTTEGETTEPVTDETTTSSETTGPTEPPTGETTTENGTTEPETTEPVTDETTTEASTGETTTQTATTEPATVETTTEGETTEPVTDETTTSSETTPTEPSTGETTTENGTTEPETTEPVTDETTTEASTGETTTQTATTEPATVETTTEGETTEPATEETTNNSETTEAVTAETTTENPSTPEITTTESTTSNTTETVTDETTSESGITEPVTDLSSTESSSTDGHTTGSATDETPAENSSPSEENTTEPTTETPKTTPTTTSPKPTYVTGPLTPLTDRLIKMITPPVIRRAG, encoded by the exons ATGAAGTTGTGGTACGCCCTGCTTCTAGGCGCGTTCCTAGTCCTAGTCGAGTCGCGAAATCTGAATATATCCCCACGTATAAACGATGGATATACGGTTGTGGATCCTAAAAGTTTTCCCTCACAAGTGACTATACAAAATCGAATGACCAGTGGATCAGTGAAAATGTGTAGTGGATCAATCGTCACAGATCGTTTTGTTCTCACATCCTTTTATTGTACACAAGATGTAAAAACATTTGATTTATACTTCGGATTGATGTACCTCAATCAAACTGAAAGTGCGAATAAGATGGAAGTGGCAGCAGATGCAGTGATACCTTATCCGATATTGGTCAATGATGTCGCTCTAATCCGTTTACCGAAACCTTTAGAATTGAGTGACCTAGTCAAACCAATCAAACTAGCAGATACCACGCCGTCATCGGGAACGTTTGCAGTCATGGCCGGTTTCGCCTCAGGATACAACAACCTCAAGTACGGTTTCTTTCGATTAGAAGAACAGGCTTTATGTGCTGATGCCTATCCGAACAAATTTGACAAGTACAACCAAATCTGTACAACAGGATGGACAAATCCAAATCAGAGACCATGCAAAAACAACGAAGGTGGAGGTTTGATCGTTGGTTGGCCAGAACATCCAGAATTAATTGGTATATTCTCGAGCCCAAATACCTGCAGCGGAACATCGCCAGCAATGTATGCTAATGCtgtcaaatataaattttggaTGGACAATATAATCGCAAATTTCCCAGAGGAAACTACAACCACAGAACCACCCACTACTACTGCTGAGACAACTGTTCCAACTGAAACCACCACTGAAAGTTCTCCTAGCCCACCAGCAACAACCACAGATGCCGGGACCACAGCGAGTGACACAACTGAGTCCCAAACTGAAACAACCACTACCCAACAGGAGACAACAGACAAAACAACGACTGATCCGGCAACTCAAACAACCACGGAAGTGGCATCAGAAGCAACTGAACCAGTCACAGATGAAACCACCACTGAGAATTCAACAGGTGAAACAACAACCCAAACTGCAACAGTTGAAACCACCACCGAAGGCGAAACAACTGAACCAGTAACAGATGAAACAACCACAAGCAGTGAAACTACTGGACCAACTGAGCCTCCCACAGGTGAAACAACTACTGAAAATGGAACAACAGAGCCTGAAACAACCGAACCAGTCACAGACGAAACCACCACTGAGGCTTCGACAGGCGAAACAACCACTCAAACTGCAACAACGGAACCTGCAACAGTGGAAACAACTACTGAAGGTGAAACAACCGAACCAGTAACAGATGAAACTACCACAAGCAGTGACACTACACCAACTGAGCCTTCCACAAGTGAAACAACTACCGAAAGTGGAACAACAGAGCCTGAAACAACCGAACCAGCCACAGACGAAACCACCACTGAGGCTTCAACAGGTGAAACAACCACTCAAACTGCAACAACGGAACCCGCAACAGTTGAAACAACTACTGAAGGTGAAACAACCGAACCAGTAACAGATGAAACAACCACAAGCAGTGAAACTACTGGACCAACTGAGCCTTCCACAGGTGAAACAACTACCGAAAATGAAACAACAGAGCCTGAAACAACCGAACCAGCCACAGAAGAAACTACCACTGAGGCTTCAACAGGTGAAACGACCACTCAAACTGCAACAACGGAACCTGCAACAGTTGAAACAACTACTGAAGGTGAAACAACCGAACCAGTAACAGATGAAACAACCACAAGCAGTGAAACTACTGGACCAACTGAGCCTCCCACAGGTGAAACAACTACCGAAAATGGAACAACAGAGCCTGAAACAACCGAACCAGTCACAGACGAAACCACCACTGAGGCTTCAACAGGCGAAACAACCACTCAAACTGCAACAACGGAACCCGCAACAGTTGAAACAACTACTGAAGGTGAAACAACCGAACCAGTAACAGATGAAACAACCACAAGCAGTGAAACTACTGGACCAACTGAGCCTCCCACAGGTGAAACAACTACTGAAAATGGAACAACAGAGCCCGAAACAACCGAACCAGTCACAGACGAAACCACCACTGAGGCTTCAACAGGCGAAACAACCACTCAAACTGCAACAACGGAACCTGCAACAATTGAAACAACTACTGAAGGTGAAACAACCGAACCAGTAACAGATGAAACAACCACAAGCAGTGAGACTACACCAACTGAGCCTTCCACAGGTGAAACAACTACCGAAAATGGAACAACAGAGCCTGAAACAACCGAACCAGCCACAGATGAAACTACCACTGAGGCATCAACAGGTGAAACAACCACTCAAACTGCAACAGTTGAAACAACTACTGAAGGTGAAACAACCGAACCAGTAACAGATGAAACAACCACAAGCAGTGAGAATACACCAACTGAACCTTCCACAGGTGAAACAACTACCGAAAATGGAACAACAGAGCCTGAAACAACCGAACCAGTCACAGATGAAACCACCACTGAGGCTTCAACAGGTGAAACACCCACTCAAACTGCAACAGTTGAAACAACTACTGAAG GTGAAACAACCGAACCAGTAACAGATGAAACAACCACAAGCAGTGAAACTACTGGACCAACTGAGCCTCCCACAGGTGAAACAACTACTGAAAATGGAACAACAGAGCCTGAAACAACCGAACCAGCCACAGAAGAAACCACCACTGAGGCTTCAACAGGTGAAACGACCACTCAAACTGCAACAACGGAACCTACAACAGTTGAAACCACCACCGAAGGCGAAACAACTGAACCAGTAACAGATGAAACAACCAGAAGCAGTGAAACTACTGGACCAACTGAGCCTCCCACAGGTGAAACAACTACTGAAAATGGAACAACAGAGCCCGAAACAACCGAACCAGTCACAGACGAAAGCACCACTGAGGCTTCAACAGGCGAAACAACCACTCAAACTGCAACAACGGAACCAGCAACAGTTGAAACAACTACTGAAGGTGAAACAACCGAACCAGTAACAGATGAAACAACCACAAGCAGTGAGACTACACCAACTGAGCCTTCCACAGGTGAAACAACTACCGAAAATGGAACAACAGAGCCTGAAACAACCGAACCAGCCACAGAAGAAACCACCACTGAGGCTTCAACAGGTGAAACGACCACTCAAACTACAACAACGGAACCAGCAACAGTTGAAACCACCACCGAAGGCGAAACAACTGAACCAGTAACAGATGAAACAACCACAAGCAGTGAAACCACTGGACCAACTGAGCCTCCCACAAGTGAAACAACTACCGAAAATGGAACAACAGAGCCTGAAACAACCGAACCAGTCACAGACGAAACCACCACTGAGGCTTCAACAGGCGAAACAACCACTCAAACTGCAACAACGGAACCAGCCACAGTTGAAACAACTACTGAAGGTGAAACAACCGAACCAGTAACAGATGAAACAACCACAAGCAGTGAGACTACACCAACTGAGCCTTCCACAGGTGAAACAACTACCGAAAACGGAACAACAGAGCCTGAAACAACCGAACCAGCCACAGAAGAAACCACCACTGAGGCTTCAACAGGTGAAACGACCACTCAAACTGCAACAACGGAACCTGCAACAGTTGAAACCACCACCGAAGGCGAAACAACTGAACCAGTAACAGATGAAACAACCACAAGCAGTGAAACTACTGGGCCAACTGAGCCTCCCACAGGTGAAACAACTACCGAAAATGGAACAACAGAGCCTGGAACAACCGAACCAGTCACAGACGAAACCACCACTGAGGCTTCAACAGGCGAAACAACCACTCAAACTGCAACAACGGAACCTGCAACAGTTGAAACAACTACTGAAGGTGAAACAACCGAACCAGTAACAGATGAAACAACCACAAGCAGTGAGACTACACCAACTGAGCCTTCCACAGGCGAAACAACTACCGAAAATGGAACAACAGAGCCTGAAACAACCGAACCAGTCACAGAAGAAACCACCACTGAGGCTTCAACAGGTGAAACGACCACTCAAACTGCAACAGCGGAACCAGCAACAGTTGAAACCACCACCGAAGGCGAAACAACTGAACCAGTAACAGATGAAACAACCACAAGCAGTGAAACTACTGGACCAACTGAGCCTCCCACAGGTGAAACAACTACCGAAAATGGAACAACAGAGCCTGGAACAACCGAACCAGTCACAGACGAAACCACCACTGAGGCTTCAACAGGCGAAACAACCACTCAAACTGCAACAACGGAACCTGCAACAGTTGAAACAACTACTGAAGGTGAAACAACCGAACCAGTAACAGATGAAACAACCACAAGCAGTGAGACTACACCAACTGAGCCTTCCACAGGTGAAACAACTACCGAAAATGGAACAACAGAGCCTGAAACAACCGAACCAGCCACAGAAGAAACCACCACTGAGGCTTCAACAGGTGAAACGACCACTCAAACTGCAACAACGGAACCAGCAACAGTTGAAACCACCACCGAAGGCGAAACAACTGAACCAGTAACAGATGAAACAACCACAAGCAGTGAAACTACTGGACCAACTGAGCCTCCCACAGGTGAAACAACTACCGAAAATGGAACAACAGAGCCTGAAACAACCGAACCAGCCACAGAAGAAACCACCAGTGAGGCTTCAACAGGTGAAACGACCACTCAAACTGCAACAACGGAACCTGCAACAGTTGAAACCACCACCGAAGGCGAAACAACTGAACCAGTAACAGATGAAACAACCACAAGCAGTGAAACTACTGGACCAACTGAGCCTCCCACAGGTGAAACAACTACTGAAAATGGAACAACAGAGCCCGAAACAACCGAACCAGTCACAGACGAAAGCACCACTGAGGCTTCAACAGGCGAAACAACCACTCAAACTGCAACAACGGAACCAGCAACAGTTGAAACAACTACTGAAGGTGAAACAACCGAGCCAGTAACAGATGAAACAACCACAAGCAGTGAGACTACACCAACTGAGCCTTCCACAGGTGAAACAACTACCGAAAATGGAACAACAGAGCCTGAAACAACCGAACCAGCCACAGAAGAAACCACCACTGAGGCTTCAACAGGTGAAACGACCACTCAAACTACAACAACGGAACCAGCAACAGTTGAAACCACCACCGAAGGCGAAACAACTGAACCAGTAACAGATGAAACAACCACAAGCAGTGAAACCACTGGACCAACTGAGCCTCCCACAAGTGAAACAACTACCGAAAATGGAACAACAGAGCCTGAAACAACCGAACCAGTCACAGACGAAACCACCACTGAGGCTTCAACAGGCGAAACAACCACTCAAACTGCAACAACGGAACCAGCCACAGTTGAAACAACTACTGAAGGTGAAACAACCGAACCAGTAACAGATGAAACAACCACAAGCAGTGAGACTACACCAACTGAACCTTCCACAGGTGAAACAACTACCGAAAACGGAACAACAGAGCCTGAAACAACCGAACCAGCCACAGAAGAAACCACCACTGAGGCTTCAACAGGTGAAACGACCACTCAAACTGCAACAACGGAACCTGCAACAGTTGAAACCACCACCGAAGGCGAAACAACTGAACCAGTAACAGATGAAACAACCACAAGCAGTGAAACTACTGGACCAACTGAGCCTCCCACAGGTGAAACAACTACCGAAAATGGAACAACAGAGCCTGGAACAACCGAACCAGTCACAGACGAAACCACCACTGAGGCTTCAACAGGCGAAACAACCACTCAAACTGCAACAACGGAACCTGCAACAGTTGAAACAACTACTGAAGGTGAAACAACCGAACCAGTAACAGATGAAACAACCACAAGCAGTGAGACTACACCAACTGAGCCTTCCACAGGCGAAACAACTACCGAAAATGGAACAACAGAGCCTGAAACAACCGAACCAGTCACAGACGAAACCACCACTGAGGCTTCAACAGGTGAAACGACCACTCAAACTGCAACAACGGAACCAGCAACAGTTGAAACCACCACCGAAGGCGAAACAACTGAACCAGTAACAGATGAAACAACCACAAGCAGTGAAACTACTGGACCAACTGAGCCTCCCACAGGTGAAACAACTACCGAAAATGGAACAACAGAGCCTGGAACAACCGAACCAGTCACAGACGAAACCACCACTGAGGCTTCAACAGGCGAAACAACCACTCAAACTGCAACAACGGAACCTGCAACAGTTGAAACAACTACTGAAGGTGAAACAACCGAACCAGTAACAGATGAAACAACCACAAGCAGTGAGACTACACCAACTGAGCCTTCCACAGGTGAAACAACTACCGAAAATGGAACAACAGAGCCTGAAACAACCGAACCAGCCACAGAAGAAACCACCACTGAGGCTTCAACAGGTGAAACGACCACTCAAACTGCAACAACGGAACCAGCAACAGTTGAAACCACCACCGAAGGCGAAACAACTGAACCAGTAACAGATGAAACAACCACAAGCAGTGAAACTACTGGACCAACTGAGCCTCCTACAGGTGAAACAACTACCGAAAATGGAACAACAGAGCCTGAAACAACCGAACCAGTCACAGACGAAACCACCACTGAGGCTTCAACAGGCGAAACAACCACTCAAACTGCAACAACGGAACCTGCAACAGTTGAAACAACTACTGAAGGTGAAACAACCGAACCAGTAACAGATGAAACAACCACAAGCAGTGAGACTACACCAACTGAGCCTTCCACAGGTGAAACAACTACCGAAAATGGAACAACAGAGCCTGAAACAACCGAACCAGCCACAGAAGAAACCACCACTGAGGCTTCAACAGGTGAAACGACCACTCAAACTGCAACAACGGAACCAGCAACAGTTGAAACCACCACCGAAGGCGAAACAACTGAACCAGTAACAGATGAAACAACCACAAGCAGTGAAACTACTGGACCAACTGAGCCTCCCACAGGTGAAACAACTACCGAAAATGGAACAACAGAGCCTGAAACAACCGAACCAGCCACAGAAGAAACCACCAGTGAGGCTTCAACAGGTGAAACGACCACTCAAACTGCAACAACGGAACCTGCAACAGTTGAAACCACCACCGAAGGCGAAACAACTGAACCAGTAACAGATGAAACAACCACAAGCAGTGAAACTACTGGACCAACTGAGCCTCCCACAGGTGAAACAACTACCGAAAATGGAACAACAGAGCCTGAAACAACCGAACCAGTCACAGACGAAACCACCACTGAGGCTTCAACAGGCGAAACAACCACTCAAACTGCAACAACGGAACCTGCAACAGTTGAAACAACCACCGAAGGTGAAACAACCGAACCAGTAACAGATGAAACAACCACAAGCAGTGAGACTACACCAACTGAGCCTTCCACAGGTGAAACAACTACCGAAAACGGAACAACAGAGCCTGAAACAACCGAACCAGTCACAGACGAAACCACCACTGAGGCTTCAACAGGTGAAACAACCACTCAAACTGCAACAACGGAACCTGCAACAGTTGAAACAACCACCGAAGGTGAAACAACCGAACCAGCAACAGAAGAAACAACGAATAATAGTGAAACTACTGAAGCTGTCACTGCGGAAACTACCACCGAAAACCCATCAACACCAGAAATAACCACTACAGAGAGTACGACTTCAAACACAACTGAGACTGTAACTGATGAAACCACTTCAGAGAGTGGAATAACAGAGCCTGTCACAGATCTATCCAGTACCGAAAGTTCGTCTACTGATGGGCACACAACCGGGTCTGCAACAGATGAAACTCCCGCGGAGAATTCTTCCCCATCAGAAGAGAATACTACGGAACCAACCACAGAAACTCCAAAGACCACACCAACGACAACTTCCCCTAAGCCTACTTACGTGACAGGTCCTTTGACACCATTGACCGATCGACTAATCAAGATGATAACTCCGCCAGTAATTAGACGGGCCGGATAG